In the genome of Fusobacterium sp. DD2, one region contains:
- a CDS encoding ROK family protein, with amino-acid sequence MYQKIIKENNENKIFQYLFKSKQDFVINDIATALDISFPTVKRVVNILLKKNVIYEKNKIGDGVGRKATEYGFNRDFCYSIGIKINQDSLHFILINGCCEIQKQHSYYLTLSLANIVEMIIKSTFDFVEGLSAEEQKHLVGVGIATRGIVNHENNFVEFSSTTSFPLKALDIIGEKLGVPVLIENESNLAVVAEAMLGHGQQLNHFVCLTVSDTISCSTFQKEQNDSFSFKAGRIHHMNINPDGNLCECGSQGCLGAYISNRALIYEFQKFFPEIETFSDIFSEKYLKTHFGQLLLDNYIKHMAVGIKNLIFFSNPEKLIITGDICRYKDLVKSKLLKTIYVPNHIFYRGEDTIVFSQFDEKTGIIGAAIFPIVDSLF; translated from the coding sequence ATGTATCAGAAAATCATTAAAGAGAACAATGAGAATAAGATATTTCAGTATCTTTTTAAGTCAAAACAAGACTTTGTTATTAACGATATCGCAACTGCCTTGGACATCAGTTTTCCAACTGTTAAAAGAGTAGTAAATATACTTCTCAAAAAGAATGTCATCTATGAAAAAAATAAAATAGGTGATGGAGTTGGACGGAAAGCTACAGAATATGGGTTTAATCGGGATTTCTGCTATTCTATTGGAATTAAAATAAACCAGGATTCTTTACATTTTATTTTAATTAATGGATGCTGTGAAATCCAAAAACAACACTCCTACTATCTCACTTTAAGCCTGGCAAATATAGTAGAAATGATTATAAAGTCTACTTTTGATTTTGTTGAGGGATTAAGTGCAGAGGAGCAAAAACATCTTGTTGGAGTGGGTATTGCTACAAGAGGAATAGTTAATCATGAAAATAACTTTGTTGAATTTTCAAGCACAACATCATTTCCTCTAAAAGCATTAGATATTATAGGAGAAAAATTAGGTGTTCCTGTACTTATAGAAAATGAGAGCAACCTTGCAGTAGTTGCTGAAGCTATGCTAGGTCACGGACAGCAACTAAATCATTTTGTCTGCCTTACTGTTTCAGATACTATAAGTTGCAGTACATTTCAAAAAGAACAAAATGACAGTTTCTCCTTTAAGGCTGGAAGAATACATCATATGAACATCAATCCTGATGGAAATCTCTGTGAATGTGGTTCACAAGGATGTTTAGGTGCCTATATTTCTAATCGTGCACTTATTTATGAATTTCAAAAATTCTTTCCTGAAATTGAAACCTTCAGTGATATCTTCTCTGAAAAATATCTGAAAACACATTTTGGTCAGCTTCTTTTGGATAACTACATAAAGCATATGGCTGTAGGAATTAAAAATCTTATCTTCTTTTCAAACCCTGAAAAATTGATAATCACTGGAGATATATGCAGATATAAAGACCTTGTAAAATCTAAACTTTTAAAAACAATTTATGTACCAAATCATATATTTTACCGTGGTGAAGATACAATAGTTTTTTCACAATTTGACGAAAAAACTGGCATTATTGGGGCTGCTATTTTCCCAATTGTAGATTCACTTTTCTAG
- the brnQ gene encoding branched-chain amino acid transport system II carrier protein, which produces MFKKKDVIITGFALFAMLFGAGNLIFPPLVGFANGDRWATGIIAFILTGVGFPLIAIFTSAFAGKNLDSFAIRVSPIFSKVFNVVLILSIGPLLALPRTGAVAFELIFDKNSPSYMMEKIIFIFAFFGIALLFSLKPSKVIDRVGAILTPTLLVVLAIIILKGVFTPLGTGINLNVPTPFKQGFIDGYQTMDTLAAIVFSEIILKSIRKDKELSQKQEISFLIQTSIIALGGLALVYGGLGYIGSTVSGILPAGIDKVGILVSSVDMLLGNAGKIILAICVTGACITTAIGLIATVADYFSNLLKVSYQVLAIITTVISIIFAMFGVDIIVKISVPILVFLYPIAIALIFLNLMKNAIKNDNVFVGTVIGTGIVSSFEAFQAMGFNIDAVQNVYLALPFQDLGLAWVVPAIIGGIIFKFIPCKKNN; this is translated from the coding sequence ATGTTTAAAAAGAAAGATGTTATCATCACCGGTTTTGCACTTTTTGCTATGCTTTTCGGAGCAGGAAACTTAATATTCCCACCTCTTGTTGGATTTGCCAATGGAGACAGGTGGGCTACTGGAATCATCGCTTTCATTTTAACTGGAGTTGGATTTCCTCTCATAGCAATTTTTACTTCAGCATTTGCGGGAAAGAATCTGGACAGTTTTGCTATTAGGGTATCCCCAATCTTCAGTAAGGTATTCAATGTTGTTTTAATACTATCTATTGGGCCTCTATTAGCGCTCCCAAGAACTGGAGCAGTTGCTTTTGAACTGATTTTTGATAAAAATAGCCCTAGCTATATGATGGAAAAAATAATATTTATATTTGCTTTCTTTGGAATTGCACTTTTATTCTCATTGAAACCAAGTAAAGTTATAGATAGAGTTGGAGCAATTCTTACTCCTACACTTTTAGTAGTTTTAGCTATTATAATTTTAAAAGGGGTATTTACACCACTTGGAACTGGTATTAATCTTAATGTACCCACTCCTTTTAAGCAAGGATTTATAGATGGATATCAAACTATGGATACACTTGCTGCAATAGTATTTTCTGAAATAATTCTAAAATCTATCAGAAAAGATAAAGAGCTATCTCAAAAACAGGAAATCTCTTTCCTTATTCAGACAAGTATTATAGCTCTTGGAGGACTTGCTCTTGTATATGGTGGACTTGGATATATAGGTTCTACTGTATCTGGAATACTTCCAGCAGGGATTGATAAAGTTGGTATTTTAGTTTCATCAGTTGACATGCTTTTAGGAAATGCAGGAAAGATAATTTTAGCTATCTGTGTTACTGGAGCTTGTATCACTACAGCTATTGGACTTATTGCTACAGTTGCAGATTATTTCAGCAATCTTTTAAAGGTTTCTTATCAAGTTTTAGCAATTATTACAACAGTTATAAGTATAATATTTGCAATGTTTGGTGTAGATATTATTGTAAAAATATCTGTACCTATCTTAGTATTCTTATATCCAATTGCAATAGCTTTAATCTTCTTAAACCTTATGAAGAATGCAATTAAAAATGACAATGTATTTGTAGGAACTGTTATTGGTACAGGAATTGTAAGTTCTTTTGAAGCCTTTCAAGCTATGGGATTCAATATAGATGCAGTTCAAAATGTATACCTTGCACTTCCATTCCAAGATCTTGGACTTGCATGGGTTGTTCCTGCTATTATTGGTGGAATAATATTTAAATTTATTCCTTGTAAAAAAAATAATTAA
- a CDS encoding chorismate mutase, which translates to MNKLEEARKNINRIDKEMAHLFEERMRCVEDVIAYKMENGMKVLDTAREKEVIEKNLKLIENNEYKEYYREFIQDMMDISKKYQEKIIKK; encoded by the coding sequence ATGAATAAACTTGAAGAGGCTAGAAAAAATATCAATAGAATAGATAAAGAGATGGCACATCTTTTTGAAGAGAGAATGAGATGTGTAGAGGATGTAATAGCATATAAAATGGAAAATGGGATGAAGGTACTGGATACTGCAAGGGAAAAAGAGGTCATAGAAAAGAATCTTAAACTTATTGAAAACAATGAGTATAAAGAGTATTACAGGGAGTTTATTCAGGATATGATGGATATCTCAAAGAAGTATCAGGAAAAAATAATAAAAAAATAG